The segment ACACCCAGACTGCTGGCTGCACGCTCACCGCACAGCAGCCGCACAACAACGTGGTGCGCGTTACACTGCAGGCGCTTTCCGCCGTTCTGGGCGGCACCCAATCATTGCACACCAACAGCATGGACGAAGCGCTGAGCCTACCCACAGAACAGGCCGTTCAGGTGGCGCTGCGTACGCAGCAGATCATCGCGCACGAATCCGGGGTGAGCGATTCGATCGACCCCCTGGCCGGTTCCTACCTGATCGAGCATCTGACGGACGAAATCGAATCCGGGGTGATGGACTACATCCGGAAAATCGATGATCTCGGCGGCGCGTTGGCGGCCATCGAGCAGGGCTACATCCAGCGCGAGATTCAGGACGCCGCCTATCGCACGCAGCGCGAGATCGAACTCGGTGAATCCGTCGTCGTGGGAGTCAACAAATACGAGACAGACGAGGCGCTCGACATGGCGCGGCTCGTCGTCGATCCCGCCATCGAAACGGCGCAGCGGGAGCGCCTGGCTGCGGTTCGCCAGCGCCGGGACGCCGCACGTGCCGCCGAGCTGCTTGACCGCCTCGAGGCGATCGCCGTGGGAGAAGAGAACCTGATGCCGCATCTGATCGAGTGCGTGGAAGCCGATTTGACCCTGGGCGAGATCTGCGGGCGGCTGCGGCAGGTGTGGGGGGAATACCGTCCGCCGACGGGGATTTAATCTATTTGCGCTGGTGCCGGGACGTATCGGCAGCCGCCGCTTATTCCTGCTGGCACCGGATGTGTATCCGGTGCCGATGATCAGCGGATTATTATCCGCTGACGCTTATCTTCAGGAATATTGACCCGGTTTTATGGTTCCCGCAACATGAAGATCGGCAGATAAATATCTGCCCAAGATGGGTTGCGGATGAATATCCGCAACCAGCAAGTCAGGTCTGCTGGCGCCGGTACGTATCCGGTCAGCGGATTTCGATCCCCAGCCGGCAGACTCGACCCGCCCCCGGTTTCACTCTTTCAATTCCCGTGTAGAATAGAATCAACGAGAGGCAGGGTAGCCTATGCCGTCCATTATTCGCATCGATCACGTCGCCATCGTCGTCGAGGACATCGACCGGGCATTGCATTTCTGGCGCGACGCCCTCGGACTCGACGTCACCCACGTGGAAGATGTCGCCGGGCAAGACGCCATCGTCGCCTTTCTCCCCATGGGCTGTTCTGAAGTCGAACTGGTGAAACCGACCAGCGAGCAAACCGGCGTTGCCCGCTATCTCAAGCGGCGCGGGCCGGGAATCCACCACATTTGTTTCGAAGTCGACGACATCGAAGCCACACTCGGCAAACTGGCGCAGCACGACATCCAGTTGATCAACCAGGAACCTGTCGTCGGCACCGGCGGCAAGAAGAT is part of the Anaerolineales bacterium genome and harbors:
- the mce gene encoding methylmalonyl-CoA epimerase, which codes for MPSIIRIDHVAIVVEDIDRALHFWRDALGLDVTHVEDVAGQDAIVAFLPMGCSEVELVKPTSEQTGVARYLKRRGPGIHHICFEVDDIEATLGKLAQHDIQLINQEPVVGTGGKKIAFIHPKSTHGVLVELYELTDQEPVIRLARARELADRAMLQGQAVASGILAFLRGLRSGAETMLGDDPD